The following are from one region of the Rhipicephalus microplus isolate Deutch F79 chromosome 1, USDA_Rmic, whole genome shotgun sequence genome:
- the mrj gene encoding dnaJ heat shock protein family (Hsp40) member B6 mrj isoform X1: MVDYYSVLLVARTATTDDIKKAYRKLALKWHPDKNPDKKEEAERRFKEISEAYEVLSDEKKRKVYDRYGKEGLNGTAGGTRSGARHNHHHFNGCPGGVGGFFDDGFAAPFFSFTFRDPEEVFREFFGTDSFHMFFDNPYTAANTGRQQQHLHNQARHGHSPFLSRHRANVEGGGRRAAARNRFLHGHSAAAVNRRDDFFPMTGFPIPNLGFPDIFGGFDGFTSVTTSTFSTDMGAMRPGVRKTTTSTRFVNGKKIETRKVLENGVETVTVHEDGVLTKKTVNGQVQALGYNKH; this comes from the exons GTACAGAAAGTTGGCGTTAAAGTGGCATCCTGACAAAAATCCAGACAAGAAGGAAGAAGCTGAACGACGATTCAAGGAAATCTCTGAGGCCTATGAAGTTCTTTCCGACG AAAAGAAACGCAAAGTGTATGACCGGTATGGCAAGGAGGGCCTGAACGGCACAGCAGGTGGCACACGGTCAGGTGCCCGCCACAACCATCATCACTTCAATGGGTGCCCGGGTGGTGTCGGCGGATTCTTCGACGATGGGTTTGCCGCACCATTCTTCAGCTTCACCTTCCGGGACCCGGAGGAAGTGTTCCGGGAGTTTTTTGGCACAGACTCATTCCACATGTTCTTTGACAACCCCTACACCGCTGCAAACACGGGTCGCCAGCAGCAGCATCTTCACAATCAAGCTAGGCACGGACACT CGCCTTTTCTGAGTCGCCACCGGGCAAATGTTGAGGGTGGAGGTCGCAGGGCTGCGGCCCGTAACCGTTTCTTGCACGGACATTCAG CTGCAGCGGTTAACAGGAGAGATGACTTCTTCCCGATGACTGGCTTCCCTATTCCAAACCTTGGCTTTCctgacatctttggcggatttgATGG GTTCACGTCGGTAACAACATCCACATTCAGCACTGACATGGGAGCAATGCGGCCAGGTGTGCGAAAGACGACGACGTCTACACGGTTTGTCAACGGCAAAAAGATAGAGACCAGGAA GGTCTTGGAAAATGGTGTGGAGACGGTCACTGTGCACGAGGACGGCGTCCTAACAAAAAAAACTGTCAATGGCCAAGTTCAAGCACTGGGATATAACAAGCACTAG
- the mrj gene encoding dnaJ heat shock protein family (Hsp40) member B6 mrj isoform X3, with the protein MVDYYSVLLVARTATTDDIKKAYRKLALKWHPDKNPDKKEEAERRFKEISEAYEVLSDEKKRKVYDRYGKEGLNGTAGGTRSGARHNHHHFNGCPGGVGGFFDDGFAAPFFSFTFRDPEEVFREFFGTDSFHMFFDNPYTAANTGRQQQHLHNQARHGHSPFLSRHRANVEGGGRRAAARNRFLHGHSAAAVNRRDDFFPMTGFPIPNLGFPDIFGGFDGGLLTTLYGFVEAPW; encoded by the exons GTACAGAAAGTTGGCGTTAAAGTGGCATCCTGACAAAAATCCAGACAAGAAGGAAGAAGCTGAACGACGATTCAAGGAAATCTCTGAGGCCTATGAAGTTCTTTCCGACG AAAAGAAACGCAAAGTGTATGACCGGTATGGCAAGGAGGGCCTGAACGGCACAGCAGGTGGCACACGGTCAGGTGCCCGCCACAACCATCATCACTTCAATGGGTGCCCGGGTGGTGTCGGCGGATTCTTCGACGATGGGTTTGCCGCACCATTCTTCAGCTTCACCTTCCGGGACCCGGAGGAAGTGTTCCGGGAGTTTTTTGGCACAGACTCATTCCACATGTTCTTTGACAACCCCTACACCGCTGCAAACACGGGTCGCCAGCAGCAGCATCTTCACAATCAAGCTAGGCACGGACACT CGCCTTTTCTGAGTCGCCACCGGGCAAATGTTGAGGGTGGAGGTCGCAGGGCTGCGGCCCGTAACCGTTTCTTGCACGGACATTCAG CTGCAGCGGTTAACAGGAGAGATGACTTCTTCCCGATGACTGGCTTCCCTATTCCAAACCTTGGCTTTCctgacatctttggcggatttgATGG AGGCCTCTTGACCACTCTCTATGGCTTCGTCGAGGCACCTTGGTAG
- the mrj gene encoding dnaJ heat shock protein family (Hsp40) member B6 mrj isoform X2, whose amino-acid sequence MVDYYSVLLVARTATTDDIKKAYRKLALKWHPDKNPDKKEEAERRFKEISEAYEVLSDEKKRKVYDRYGKEGLNGTAGGTRSGARHNHHHFNGCPGGVGGFFDDGFAAPFFSFTFRDPEEVFREFFGTDSFHMFFDNPYTAANTGRQQQHLHNQARHGHSAAVNRRDDFFPMTGFPIPNLGFPDIFGGFDGFTSVTTSTFSTDMGAMRPGVRKTTTSTRFVNGKKIETRKVLENGVETVTVHEDGVLTKKTVNGQVQALGYNKH is encoded by the exons GTACAGAAAGTTGGCGTTAAAGTGGCATCCTGACAAAAATCCAGACAAGAAGGAAGAAGCTGAACGACGATTCAAGGAAATCTCTGAGGCCTATGAAGTTCTTTCCGACG AAAAGAAACGCAAAGTGTATGACCGGTATGGCAAGGAGGGCCTGAACGGCACAGCAGGTGGCACACGGTCAGGTGCCCGCCACAACCATCATCACTTCAATGGGTGCCCGGGTGGTGTCGGCGGATTCTTCGACGATGGGTTTGCCGCACCATTCTTCAGCTTCACCTTCCGGGACCCGGAGGAAGTGTTCCGGGAGTTTTTTGGCACAGACTCATTCCACATGTTCTTTGACAACCCCTACACCGCTGCAAACACGGGTCGCCAGCAGCAGCATCTTCACAATCAAGCTAGGCACGGACACT CTGCAGCGGTTAACAGGAGAGATGACTTCTTCCCGATGACTGGCTTCCCTATTCCAAACCTTGGCTTTCctgacatctttggcggatttgATGG GTTCACGTCGGTAACAACATCCACATTCAGCACTGACATGGGAGCAATGCGGCCAGGTGTGCGAAAGACGACGACGTCTACACGGTTTGTCAACGGCAAAAAGATAGAGACCAGGAA GGTCTTGGAAAATGGTGTGGAGACGGTCACTGTGCACGAGGACGGCGTCCTAACAAAAAAAACTGTCAATGGCCAAGTTCAAGCACTGGGATATAACAAGCACTAG